The region CCCATGAGGTGGCCATGCGCGCACCGAGGAGGCACTGGCTCACCACCCCAACGAGAGCAAGGGCTGACAAAGGACGCCACCACCAGGGGGGCTGACCCTCGCCGGATTGCAGCAGACGCTGCGTCAGTCCGCTGAGCAGTGCCACAAGCGTCAGGGCCAGAGCCAGGTGAGCCGTGACGACTCCTGAAGGGAGCAGCTGCAGCACCGTCAAAGCCCCGAGGCCACCCTGCAGAACAACCAGCAGCACCAACAATCCGCTCATCCAGGGGAGCCAACGCGGCAGAGATCGCCTCCAGACGACGGAGACGACGGACATCACCACCAGAGCGATGCCGATGACGAAGGCGTCAAGGCGATGAAACCACTCCAGGAACACCTGTAGGTTCATCTGACGCCCAGGCAGGAACGTCCCATAGCAAAGGGGCCAATCCGGACAGGCCAGACCCGCCTCCATGACGCGGGTTGCACCTCCGATCACCACAAGCGCGATTACAGCGACAACGAGGTGAGCCGTTAGGCGCCCAAGACGACGTCGCATCGGAGTCGTGGCAGAAAGCATCATCGACCGTCCATCTCAAGACCCTGCGAAGGCCTGCTCGGAACGTAGCGATGTCTTTTTGAACGTCACCTTGTGTGGACATCTACAACACCATCAACCTCCCGAAGGTGCACCTTTGCTGACACAACCAGCGCCTTAACAAACAATCCATGGAGAAGCTGAACTGGCTGCATACGCTAAGACGAGTTGGGGATTGGAGCCATGCAGATCCCATCAGCCATCGTCACTCTGGTGATCGGAATGCTCCTCGCCTTGGGAGGGCTTTGGATCGGCCAGAACATCAATCTTCTGCCGATTGATGCCAGTTTGAACGCACCGATCTACGACGAGCTCTTTCAGGTTCTGTTCACAATCGGAACAATCCTGTTTGTGGGCATCGTTGGGCTTCTTGTTTATAGCTTGATCCGTTTTCGTCGACGAAGTGGTCAGCTCGGAGACGGAATTGCTATCGAAGGCAATCTCCCCCTAGAGATTTTCTGGACAGCCGTTCCGGCGGTTGTTGTGCTGTTCGTTGGCCTCTACAGCTACGACATCTACGACCGCATGGGCGGGATGGTGCCGCTGGCTCACGACCACATGGCTGTGGCCGGTGAAGAGCGCATCTGGGGAGGCATCAGCTCCGGCTCAACGCTAACGGACAACACATCAGCAACGGCACTGCCCATTGATGTGACCGCAATGCAGTTTGCCTTTCTCTTTCATTACCCAGAGGGAGACATCACCGCTGGAGAGCTGCACGTACCAGCCAATCGGCCAGTGACCCTCCACATGGAGGCAAAGGATGTGATTCATGCCTTCTGGGTTCCTGAGTTCCGTCTCAAGCAGGACGTGATTCCTGGGCAACCGACCCAACTCAGCTTCACGGCCACGCGACCCGGTCGTTATCCGATCGTCTGCGCAGAGCTCTGTGGCCCGTATCACGGAGGCATGCGCTCCACCGTGGTTGTTGACGAACCGGACGAATGGGATGCCTGGTTTAGCAGCAACGCCAAAACGGAAGACACCACCACAACCTGATCCGATGACCGTTGCAATCCCACCTCAGACCAGCTCATCCAGCCCAAGGCTTCAACCCACTGGCTGGCTTCGCTATTTCAGCTTCAGCGTCGATCACAAGGTGATCGGCCTGCAATACCTGGTCTGCGGCTTTCTCTTCTACCTGATCGGAGGAGCCCTCGCCGGGGCGATTCGTACGGAACTGGCCAGTCCGGTCTCGGACTTCATGGCCAGGGACGTTTACAACCAGGTCCTCACCCTGCACGGGACCGTGATGATCTTTCTGTGGATCGTGCCGGTGGTGAATGGCGCCTTCGGCAACTATTTGATTCCCTTTTATGTGGGTGCCCGGGACATGGCATTCCCACGACTCAATGCGGTGGCGTTCTGGCTGATTCCCCCAGCGGGGCTGATGCTGATAACCAGCTATTTCCTCACTGGCGCTGCGCAGTCCGGCTGGACTGCCTATCCCCCGTTGAGCATCACCACTCCTGCCACAGGTCAGATCATCTGGATTCTGAGTGTGCTTCTACTGGGGGGAAGTTCCATCTTTGGCGGCATTAATTTCATCGCGACGATTCTCAAACTGCGTCGCCCGGGGCTGAAGTTGATGCAATTGCCGATGTACTGCTGGGCGATGCTGGGTACCAGCATTTTGGTGGTTCTTTCAACCCCTGTGCTGGCGGGGACACTGGTATTGCTCAGTTTCGACATCGTGGCCCACACCGGCTTTTTCAACCCGACACTGGGGGGCAACGTTGTCGTTTATCAACACCTGTTCTGGTTTTATTCCCACCCGGCGGTTTACATCATGGTGCTGCCGGCCTTCGGCCTGGTGAGTGAAATCCTCCCCGTTCACGCCCGCAAGCCCCTGTTCGGCTACGTGACGATGGTCTATTCGATCATGGCCATCGTGGTGCTCGGCCTCGTCGTCTGGGCCCACCACATGTTCACCAGCGGCACACCGCCTTGGATGCGGTTGTTCTTCACCATCGCGACCGCCTTCATCGCCGTACCGACGGGGATCAAATTCTTCAACTGGCTAGCCACCCTCTGGGGCGGTCGCATCACCCTGAACAGCGCCATGCTGTTTTCCTGCGGGTTCATCGTCAATTTTGTGCTGGGGGGGATCACCGGTGTGGCACTGGCTCAGGTGCCTTTCGACATTCATGTGCATGACACCTACTTTGTGGTGGCCCATTTCCACTACATCGTCTTCGGTGGGTCGGTGTTCGTGATCTTCGCCTCGGTTTACCACTGGTATCCAAAGTTCACGGGCCGCATGCTCGATGAAGACCTGGGGCGGCTCCACTGCGCCCTCACCTTCATCGGCTTCAACCTCTGCTTTGGTCCGCAGCACTGGCTCGGGCTGAATGGCATGCCACGTCGCGTCGCCGAATACGACCCGCAGTTCACCTTGATCAATCAGATCAGTTCCGTCGGGGCCTTGCTGATGGCCATCAGCACGCTGCCATTCCTCTGGAACGTTGTTCAGAGCGCCCTCAGCGGCAAACCTGCCGGAGACAACCCCTGGAATGCCCTGACACCGGAATGGCTCACCAGCTCACCACCACCGGTGGAGAACTGGATCGGAGACGCGCCTCTCGTGGAGGAGCCCTACGGCTACGGCGTTCCCATGGATCAACTTGACCTGACCGCCACCAGCGGTCGCGACCTCTGGAGCAGCGGCAAATGACCTCGACACTCCCCGTTCAGCCGGAGAGCTCCCATGCCATCGACTCCCACGGGCTTGAGGAACACGCTGACCACCGCATGTTCGGCCTGGCCACCTTTCTCGTCGCTGATGCGATGACCTTTGCCGGGTTTTTTGCGGCCTATCTCACCTTCAAGGCCGTCAATCCTCTTCCTGAGGGAGCCATCTATGAGCTGGAGCTGCCGCTGCCCATCCTCAACACCGTGTTGTTGCTGGTGAGCAGTGCCACATTTCACAAGGCCGGGCAGGCCATCCGCCAGAACCTGCAAGGCCGTTGCCGCAACTGGCTGCTGGTGACGGCAGGGTTGGGGCTCGCCTTTTTGGTGAGTCAGATGGTCGAGTACTTCACCCTCCCCTTTGGCCTGACAGACAACCTGTACGCAAG is a window of Synechococcus sp. A15-24 DNA encoding:
- the ctaD gene encoding cytochrome c oxidase subunit I encodes the protein MTVAIPPQTSSSSPRLQPTGWLRYFSFSVDHKVIGLQYLVCGFLFYLIGGALAGAIRTELASPVSDFMARDVYNQVLTLHGTVMIFLWIVPVVNGAFGNYLIPFYVGARDMAFPRLNAVAFWLIPPAGLMLITSYFLTGAAQSGWTAYPPLSITTPATGQIIWILSVLLLGGSSIFGGINFIATILKLRRPGLKLMQLPMYCWAMLGTSILVVLSTPVLAGTLVLLSFDIVAHTGFFNPTLGGNVVVYQHLFWFYSHPAVYIMVLPAFGLVSEILPVHARKPLFGYVTMVYSIMAIVVLGLVVWAHHMFTSGTPPWMRLFFTIATAFIAVPTGIKFFNWLATLWGGRITLNSAMLFSCGFIVNFVLGGITGVALAQVPFDIHVHDTYFVVAHFHYIVFGGSVFVIFASVYHWYPKFTGRMLDEDLGRLHCALTFIGFNLCFGPQHWLGLNGMPRRVAEYDPQFTLINQISSVGALLMAISTLPFLWNVVQSALSGKPAGDNPWNALTPEWLTSSPPPVENWIGDAPLVEEPYGYGVPMDQLDLTATSGRDLWSSGK
- a CDS encoding COX15/CtaA family protein, with protein sequence MMLSATTPMRRRLGRLTAHLVVAVIALVVIGGATRVMEAGLACPDWPLCYGTFLPGRQMNLQVFLEWFHRLDAFVIGIALVVMSVVSVVWRRSLPRWLPWMSGLLVLLVVLQGGLGALTVLQLLPSGVVTAHLALALTLVALLSGLTQRLLQSGEGQPPWWWRPLSALALVGVVSQCLLGARMATSWAAQRCLAGGEACRWLVWHRSAATPVAALVLLFVVLALLAGGWSRRQWPLLLSAVLLVATQVSLGITTLRLGLDQPLVTVAHQLVAALLVGVLAALLVRCPAFVAAVPCPVVLDDSSLEPCHG
- the coxB gene encoding cytochrome c oxidase subunit II yields the protein MQIPSAIVTLVIGMLLALGGLWIGQNINLLPIDASLNAPIYDELFQVLFTIGTILFVGIVGLLVYSLIRFRRRSGQLGDGIAIEGNLPLEIFWTAVPAVVVLFVGLYSYDIYDRMGGMVPLAHDHMAVAGEERIWGGISSGSTLTDNTSATALPIDVTAMQFAFLFHYPEGDITAGELHVPANRPVTLHMEAKDVIHAFWVPEFRLKQDVIPGQPTQLSFTATRPGRYPIVCAELCGPYHGGMRSTVVVDEPDEWDAWFSSNAKTEDTTTT
- a CDS encoding cytochrome c oxidase subunit 3, which produces MTSTLPVQPESSHAIDSHGLEEHADHRMFGLATFLVADAMTFAGFFAAYLTFKAVNPLPEGAIYELELPLPILNTVLLLVSSATFHKAGQAIRQNLQGRCRNWLLVTAGLGLAFLVSQMVEYFTLPFGLTDNLYASTFFAATGFHGLHVTLGALMILIVWWQARADVGRVTAADHFPLEAAELYWHFVDGIWVILFVILYLL